CTTAAGAGAATTATCTTTGATAAACAATGTCCGGAGCAATTGAGAATTGCGTATCAACTTTCCAAGCATTGGAAAACCGTGCTTAAAACTTATATTTCGGATCAGAAAATTACATATCGCCAATTAGCAGAGAGGATGAGAGAATTTGGAAAAGGTAAGCATGAGGCAACTTTGCGTACTTGGTTGAATGAAGATGCTCATATTGTTGGACCGCGAGATGAAGAATCTTTTTACGAGATTGCTCTTTTAACCGAGGATGATAAAATGCTAGAATCGCCTGAGATATTTAGAGATGCTTGTGATGAAATTCGGTCTTTACGCATTAGAATATTAAAGTATATTGGAAAGTATGTGTTTGGTAAGCATGGGCGTCAAGGTAAACAGTTAGATGTTTTACTTAATGATATTATTGGTGATATTTCAGATACGATACAAATATATCAAGTTGCTCAAATTTTAGACGGAAAGGATGCTACCGGAAGCGTGATGTCAGTTCCATCTTATTTTACTAATCGTCCTCAATTAAAAAGTTAGGAGAAATACAAATGAGAAGTATGTCTGATTTAATGTGTGAAACAAGACAAAAATTTCTGTCGGAAATGAAGAAAGAGTTATTAGGTCCTGGATCAGAGTATTCAGTGCCGGATGCGGAGCATGAAATTATAACGGATCTTCCGGAGACACGATATGGAGTAGGTGTTTTATATCCTCAGAAAAACTGTATGGAAGTTGATAATGATGTTACAACCCCTGATAAAGGAGTTGTTGAAGTAGAGCGGCAAGAGTTGGAGGAAGAACTGGAACAGCTATTAGTTGGTAAATATGATGATGAAGGACAGGATGATTGTAAACATAGAAACAGTAACATTAATGGTGAAGATGCGGAGATGGAGACATTAGATGAACAAATTTCATTGTCCGCACAATTGCAGCCATCTTCGATGGGATATACTTTTTTTATTGATAAAGATATATCAGAATTAAAATGTGCGATATCTTTTGGGACTTATATGAGTAATTCGGCCAAAGATTGTAAATTACCTTTTGAACCCGCTCATGAACAGTATATTATTCCTGAAGTTTTTGAAGAATATGTAGGATTTGACTCAGAGAACAAAATTTTATATCTAAAGAAACCAATGTATAAAAAAGATGTGTATCGAATCTATGAAATGGATAAAACGGAAGATGGAAATTTTATAGACTGTGCATATCGTCTTTGTGATCAAATGAAAAAAGGATTTCATAGAATTCCACACCCGGAAAAGGGGAAGGAGTCATTTGATGGAATGGTTACCATAAAGTTTACCGATTCTATAGGAAGTAAAAATAAAATAGATGAGCAAGACTTAAGTATAATGGCCATAAAAAATAGGATTAATAATCATATGTATTCTATTACAGTCATGCTTACTAACACGGCAGTGGGGAGTTACAATGGCAGAAACTCTATTTTTCAGCCTCGAATAACAATAAATAGTATGGAAAATAATTTTCGCTTTTGTGATTATACAGGTAACGATTTTCATGGTGATGCGGAAGAAAAGTCTCTTTCCTTACTTTATCGCAACAAAAAAGTATATGCTTCCGGGCATGGAACTTCTGTCGATTGGGAGATAGATCAATCCGGATTGGGGATATTGTGGAATGACTTCTTACCAATGAAAGAAGTTCCTCCTATGAATTTTGATATTGATGATTCACAAATTTCTGTTAAGGCTTTGGAGATGAAGTATCTTTCAGACTTAGATAATTTGCCGAAGGCTGAGAAGGTCAATGCTATGCATACGCTTGTAGATGCGTATAGTAATTGGATTAGTGAGATAGGCGATAAGACGGATAAGTTGGATTCAGATTTACAATCAATTGCTTTAAGGCATATAGAAGAATGTGTTATTTCCAGAGACCGTATGCTTGTGGGTTTAGAGATTTTGTTGCATGATAAGATAGCATTCGATGCATTTCAGCTTGCAAATAGAGCTATGTTTATGCAACGGATTCATAGTAACATTCAAACGAAAGATTCTTATCCCGATGATATGGAGCTTCAGAATAGGATGAAATCGTTGAATTATTATCATGCGGAAGAATACTATGTCAATGAAAAGGAACCGGCATGGCGACCATTTCAGCTTGCGTTTTTATTGATGAGCATTACCTCAATAGTTAACCCAGAACATAGTGAACGAGACCTTGTTGATTTAATCTGGTTTCCTACAGGAGGCGGAAAGACGGAGGCATACCTTGGTTTGACGGCATTTACAATTTTTTACCGTAAATTGTCATATCTCAAGGTGTCTGATGGAACAACGGTAATTATGCGATATACTCTTCGATTATTGGCTTCACAGCAATTTGTGCGTGCTGCTACTCTTATATGTGCTTGTGAGTCAATTAGGAAAGATTGTACCAAAATTAAAAATAAATATCCCAAATATTCACTTGGAAAAGAAAAAATAACAATAGGCTTATGGATTGGAGGTAACCACACACCTAATCGCAATTCAAATCCAGGAAATAAAGATGGTGCTTTGGAACACATAAATGAATTAGTATCTGCCGGGTTAAGGGATTTGCGAGAGATAAAAGATAGACATCATAAATTTCAAATTTTAAAATGTCCTTGGTGTGGCACTAAATTAGTTAAAGATATAAAAGAGAAAAAGATTATCGGAAGTTGGGGCTATAAAATGCGTGATGGTAAAGCTTTTTATATGCATTGTACACAAGTGGGATGTGAATTTGAGACAATTCTACCAATACAGATTGTGGATGAGGAATTATATAAAAATCCTCCATCTCTTCTTTTTGGAACGGTTGATAAATTTGCCATGCTTCCTTGGAAAGCAGACACCGGTTCTTTTTTTGCTACTAATTCTAAAAATCGGACTCCTGAGCTAATTATACAGGACGAGTTGCATTTGATTTCGGGTCCGCTCGGCACGATTGTAGGTTTGTACGAAACTGCAATTGACGAGTTGTGTTCGGCTAAAGGGATTAACCCCAAAATTATTGCGTCTACCGCAACGATACGAAGAGCCAAGGAACAATGCTCACAATTATATAATAGGGAAGTAAAACAATTCCCATCACCTGGTATTGATGCGGAAGATTCATTCTTTGCAAAAGAAGATACGGATAAATTCGGCAGATGCTATTTGGGAATTATGCCTGCTGGAAAAACAAAAGCAATGATGGAAGTACGGACGATTGCGTCAATTTTGCAGAGAGTATATATGTTGGATTGTGAATATTATGTAAAAGATAAATTTTGGACGTTGGCCGTATATTTTAATAGCCTTCGTGATTTGGGAAAGTGTTCCACACTTATTGATGATGATGTGAAGGATTTTATACATAGGCTAGGGTATCGCTTTGGGAGACGAAATAATGTCAGGCAAATAGGAGCTGCTAGTGAACTGACCAGCCGAGTCTCTACCACCCAATTAAATGAAACCCTTGATAGGCTTGAACATCTGGAATATTCGGAGAAGAATCAAGCTGAAAAGAAATATCCGATAAGTGTTTTGTTAGCAACAAATATGATTTCAGTCGGGGTTGATGTTGCACGACTAAATGTTATGTTACTGGTGGGACAACCAAAATTAACGAGTGAATATATTCAGGCCTCAAGTAGAATCGGTCGTACATTTCCGGGAAGTGCTTTGGTGTTGTATGATGGATCAAAGAGTAGAGATAGGTCACATTATGAGCAGTTTAAAGCCTATCATGAATCTTTTTATCGGTTTGTTGAACCTACGGGGGTCACTCCTTTTTCAAAGCCTGCACGTGATAGAGGACTACATGCGGTCATGGTATCGCTTATTCGACATCTATATGGACTTGGTAAAGACAAGGATGCCGCCAACTTTGATATTTCGGATAAATATGTTAAAGAAATAGAGGGAATTCTACTTAAAAGGGTTGCGGACATTAATAATCGTTTGTCATACAAAATGGAGGATAATTCACAGGATATCTTGGAAGAGATGAGAATGTTCTTTTCCGAATGGCAAGAGCGACTAAACATTGGAGAAAAAGAGCATTTCTTTTATGGTGATCAGTTTATGTTCAAGCAGCCGACAGGATTGGACAAGCGGCTCATGAAAGTCTACAGCAGTGGAGGAGATGATAACGCAAAGGAGACTCTTATATCAATGCGTAATGTTGACCAAAGTATAGCTGCTAATATAATCACTTGGGAGGAATAGAATGACAACCAATAGAGAAAAGTTGAATAATGTTACTCATACGGTAAGATGTGCACAGGCGGTTTTACAATATGGAGTGGGAGCTATGATAGATTTTCCGGATCAAACTTTAATGACAGCTTCACCGGAATTTTGGAATGACCAAATAGATGTCATTCATGATGAACGGTTGGAAAAAGCACTGGGCGTTCAATATTTCGGTATGCCAGGAGGAAAAGCCAACCATTCTTTAGGGATATCTTATGTCAGATTTCCACAATGGTACTTTTGTCCACAATGTAGGCGTTTTATGCCTATTCTCGATTGGATAAAAGAATATAGAACAAAACGCAAAAAGGTTCCTGGGGATTATGACTACAACATGAAAAAACCTTATTGTACAGAATGTAAGAAAGACCTTGTTGCTACGAGGGTGATAGTTGCTTGTGAAAAAGGCCATATAGATGATTTCCCTTGGGTTGCTTGGGTTCACAATAAAAATTTAAATGGTAGTAAAGATATTTGTTCTAACCCTCAACTTACTTTTGGAACATCTCCCACTGCTTCGGCAGGGCTGGAGGGTCTGCTTATCAAATGTACCAATTGTAACGCAAGGGCATCTATGCAAGGAGCATTTGATAAAGATATATTTGAAAAAATGGGTGATGCATATAAATGTACAGGAAATATGCCGTGGAAAAATAAGCATACAATGTGCGATGAATTTCCAATTGCAAGACAACGGGGTGCTTCTTCCGTCTACTATCCTAAAATTGCCAGTTCATTGGTTATACCTCCGTATTCAAATAGAGTAAATTTGGATATCGAAAAATCAAAAACTTATCATGAGTGTCTTATTAAAATGGAAGATGATGATGACGCGGAGCGGAAAGAAAGAATTAGAAAACAAATTGATAATTGGTCGGGTAAGATTGCAATTGAAATATCTGCTAATCCGCTGACTGTTAAAAATATTCTTTTTCGTAAATGGGAAATTATTCAACAGGAAAATTATGCTACCGATAGTTCGGATTACCGTTATGAGGAATTTCAAGCATTAACGGGACAAATACCAAAGAATGATTTATTGACTGGTGATTTTATAACAGAAGATATGGATGTGAATCAATATCATATTCCGGGAATA
This is a stretch of genomic DNA from [Clostridium] hylemonae DSM 15053. It encodes these proteins:
- a CDS encoding helicase-related protein, giving the protein MRSMSDLMCETRQKFLSEMKKELLGPGSEYSVPDAEHEIITDLPETRYGVGVLYPQKNCMEVDNDVTTPDKGVVEVERQELEEELEQLLVGKYDDEGQDDCKHRNSNINGEDAEMETLDEQISLSAQLQPSSMGYTFFIDKDISELKCAISFGTYMSNSAKDCKLPFEPAHEQYIIPEVFEEYVGFDSENKILYLKKPMYKKDVYRIYEMDKTEDGNFIDCAYRLCDQMKKGFHRIPHPEKGKESFDGMVTIKFTDSIGSKNKIDEQDLSIMAIKNRINNHMYSITVMLTNTAVGSYNGRNSIFQPRITINSMENNFRFCDYTGNDFHGDAEEKSLSLLYRNKKVYASGHGTSVDWEIDQSGLGILWNDFLPMKEVPPMNFDIDDSQISVKALEMKYLSDLDNLPKAEKVNAMHTLVDAYSNWISEIGDKTDKLDSDLQSIALRHIEECVISRDRMLVGLEILLHDKIAFDAFQLANRAMFMQRIHSNIQTKDSYPDDMELQNRMKSLNYYHAEEYYVNEKEPAWRPFQLAFLLMSITSIVNPEHSERDLVDLIWFPTGGGKTEAYLGLTAFTIFYRKLSYLKVSDGTTVIMRYTLRLLASQQFVRAATLICACESIRKDCTKIKNKYPKYSLGKEKITIGLWIGGNHTPNRNSNPGNKDGALEHINELVSAGLRDLREIKDRHHKFQILKCPWCGTKLVKDIKEKKIIGSWGYKMRDGKAFYMHCTQVGCEFETILPIQIVDEELYKNPPSLLFGTVDKFAMLPWKADTGSFFATNSKNRTPELIIQDELHLISGPLGTIVGLYETAIDELCSAKGINPKIIASTATIRRAKEQCSQLYNREVKQFPSPGIDAEDSFFAKEDTDKFGRCYLGIMPAGKTKAMMEVRTIASILQRVYMLDCEYYVKDKFWTLAVYFNSLRDLGKCSTLIDDDVKDFIHRLGYRFGRRNNVRQIGAASELTSRVSTTQLNETLDRLEHLEYSEKNQAEKKYPISVLLATNMISVGVDVARLNVMLLVGQPKLTSEYIQASSRIGRTFPGSALVLYDGSKSRDRSHYEQFKAYHESFYRFVEPTGVTPFSKPARDRGLHAVMVSLIRHLYGLGKDKDAANFDISDKYVKEIEGILLKRVADINNRLSYKMEDNSQDILEEMRMFFSEWQERLNIGEKEHFFYGDQFMFKQPTGLDKRLMKVYSSGGDDNAKETLISMRNVDQSIAANIITWEE
- the drmB gene encoding DUF1998 domain-containing protein; its protein translation is MTTNREKLNNVTHTVRCAQAVLQYGVGAMIDFPDQTLMTASPEFWNDQIDVIHDERLEKALGVQYFGMPGGKANHSLGISYVRFPQWYFCPQCRRFMPILDWIKEYRTKRKKVPGDYDYNMKKPYCTECKKDLVATRVIVACEKGHIDDFPWVAWVHNKNLNGSKDICSNPQLTFGTSPTASAGLEGLLIKCTNCNARASMQGAFDKDIFEKMGDAYKCTGNMPWKNKHTMCDEFPIARQRGASSVYYPKIASSLVIPPYSNRVNLDIEKSKTYHECLIKMEDDDDAERKERIRKQIDNWSGKIAIEISANPLTVKNILFRKWEIIQQENYATDSSDYRYEEFQALTGQIPKNDLLTGDFITEDMDVNQYHIPGIERVTLVHKVREVRALTGFTRINPPGASDLGKDTFGFVSSKEPDTSWFPAYEVRGEGIFLEFDKSQLERWVSGCPEVLVRSKIIEDNFKKSFYGGIIAKDLSPQFIFLHTLAHLLIRELSFECGYSAASLRERIYFNSYKTPMAGILVYTAGGDSEGTLGGLVRQGYHDCLPHIFRKAIANAKICANDPVCITSNGQGRDSLNLGACHSCVLLPETSCDEYNSFLDRALVIGTFENKMIGFYSNYENDIV